TCAAAACCATGGTGTTGCagcaaaataattttatttacttattttttttatgtctccTTTAAAAATAGCCTAAAATGACCAGTTGcactaaacagattctgtaaaaaacagaaatattttgccGTCAATGGCGCAATCATGAAGTCTTTCATGACttaactgtgaccaacagttaaGTGACTAAAATTCAGTAAAggttcggctgaactgcaggctgtgtttgacacaaaacagataattaagtatgaaaaatgtaaataggtaaatataaactacctttcaaaagtttggggtcacccagacagtttcatgaaAGCTcatacttttatccatgtgctaccataactgcacaagggttttctaatcatcaattagcctttcaacaccattagctaacacaatgtagcattagaacacaggagtgatggttgctggaaatgttcctctgtacctctatggagatattccattaaaaatcagctgtttcaagctagaatagtcatttactacatcaacagtgtctagactggatttatgattcatttaatgttatcttcattgaaaaaaaaatgcttttcttccaaaaataaggacgtttctaaatgaccccaaacaagGAAGGTTTATGTTATCTTTAATCTATATCATCTAGAATTACAATTTTTATAGTATTTCTAACACACCTTTGGGTAATTTGAAGAATTTTCTACATACTTTTTccaggttttacatttttatacatcTTTCAATGAAATAATTTCAACTGCGATTATTATTGGCATTAAAACTTACTGTTGTACTGCACAGAAAACTTCTACCaatgattgttctgtttccatagaggtgcaggacttgatttgcagtaaaaatgaacccacagtgagtagaaatgtaacaagagaaaaaaacacccagaaactgcttggagctCAGATGATTAATGGTAAGAGTTTTTATAAGCATATTACTGAAGgagacataaataaataatgtgcagCATACTGAAAAACATGAATACGACTGATACAAGccatatacatatttattttattctggtTTAAACAGATAAGAAAAACCTGTTTTGAGACCTGACAGCAGACACAAAGTTCCACATTAAAGAGATGAACAAACAgattaacattaaaaagactgaaatacAGGTAATAACTCAAAAAATACACAGTTCTAAACATTATAAAACCAGCGGATAAGATGCTTTTCGAGGCGTTTCTGCGTAATAACCTCTCTGACACGTTTGTTATTCAGGGGTGCCGCATGTGTCAAGTGTTGGAGCGCAAAGCCATGAGTCAACATTCTGCTGAACATCTCGGTAAGgttttgtttattctgcagcagTCTGGAATTTGTTTCTCTGAGTGGATGATTTGCAGGGAGCGCTCCAAGTCTTAGGGCACCATCGTGTTTTCGTTAACCGCACAGATACGCTGGAGTTAATAGAATATGCTGGCAGCAGGACGTAACGCAAGAGTGGGGCAATCCCTTAGTGATTCCTGCTGTGCTCTGCTGCTCAAGCTCGCAAAATAATCCAACTAGTGTCGCCGATCGGGGACTTGTTAAGCAGAGAGGAGACTTTATGAAATTATTTATTACCCACAAAGCTTTTCTCAATCATTTTGTTTCCAAATAGCAGAATGTTAAGTAGTTCTGGATGTCTGGCTTTAGTCCTCCTCATGGCGTTAACATGTGCCTCGGCCCTGATCCCTTCTCATCTCATTAGCCCCTGCTAGCTCAGGTGAATGAGCAAACAAAAGAGATGCAGGGTTCATTGTGAAGTAAAAGCATTAGCTTTTATAACCTCGCAGATTAAATCTTTACTCATTTGCCACTTTATGAGGCACACCTTGTCGAACGCTGGCAATAAATTCTTCCTTAATGAAGGTTATTATGGGGCTTTGTCTGAGGTGTTGATTCCACTTTGCAGTAATTGCGGAGGATTTAAAGTAGCGTGTCGCACTGTTGAAATGTGCTGCGTTGTATGTTGTATTAAAAGAGGTTCAACTAATGTTCCTAAGATTTACTGTAGAGCCGCAACACCTAGTTAGCAGCTATTTTGGTTAGCAAAGCAAACATTTAATGTTTCCAAATGGGAAGATTGGCAGATTTTTCTTGTAGTAAACCGGATACATTTGGGTTTTGGAGCACTGGAggccaaaaaaaacaagcaatttgaagGAGTTTTCTGATGCTTTCATAATAGCTTAATCCTGAAAATAAGTGGTAGTTGCAGCCCCACTTTGTTACACAGCAGACAATATTGCTTTAGTTGGATGTGGCTGATAAATCTGATAGTTTTGTGTCGCCTTTTAgctaaaatcctgaaaatgagACTGCTAGCTTGACACAACATGGATATAACATGTcaaaataacaagaataaaAGCCCCCTGTTGAAATTTTATAAATCAATCCAGGTTTAATGTGATAGAAATtaataaatactttcatttactacTTCAATTTAactataaattaataaaattttaatgcaCAGCTGTTGAACTGAAGTCTGAATGTTTAAGGACAGAATACAGTGTTGGATCTACACAAGCAAAACGGTGCTAAAAACGCTCTAGTTGACGACATTTGGCCCCTTTTAAGGTCCATAACAAGAGTTTTAGGCTCTGAAAAAGTCTGCTTACCGTAAACAGATGTGAGCATCatgacagcaaaaacacagGATATAAGTCCTTTCATTTTGATGCCTCTTCCATTGACTGCGCCGTGAGATCTGCTTAGGTGGCTTGTGTCCGGATAGTCGGGCTGAAATTGGATTAGTAAGAGATGCACCTGTTATCTGGCACCAACCACAGCTGCTGAAGTTTTCTTTTAGAATAACTTCTGCAAGATTTGCGCTAAGAGACGAGAGAATTTGGCGACtggaaggattttttttgtctctctttaatgtcattttggttTATTAGCTGTTTGAACAGAAGTTGCAGCGACTGTTACACTTCAAACCGAGCTGGTGACACATCCCTTTTGATTCTAATGCGGGATGACTGGatgtcagatgaagacgaaTGTTAAAATTCCTCCTCGGTGGTGACAAACGTGTCTCTGTCCGTGGTGATGCTTCTCGCTTGTCACGAAGGCTTCTCAGCTGAATCCCTTTTTCTGCTTTAACAGGGAGatgtcttttttaaatctccGGGCCGGTTGATCCTCAATAACTCGCGCCTTTTtacccaaaaaatgttgatagCTTCCCTCTCTCTTAAGGAACAGAGGAATTGCATGTGTCCTGAGTCAGCGCAGGGTTAAGCAGCTTACGGCTTCCTACCCGTCTGCTCAGATATGTatcaatacacacacatgcacatgcacgcTACTCACTGCGAGGAGGGGATTTGATTCAGTTATATTCTCAATGCAGCATAAAACCTGCACTGCTGACTTATGTAACActgctgtacacacacacacgcacaagtACAGATGATCACACGAGAAGATTTCTGGAAATCTGTGATGCTGCGGCGATGTTTGCATGCATATAAATGTGCCAAAATGATTCCCCACGCACAGCTTAGAGTCAGATTCAAAAACGTTTTTCACATCTCGTTAGCGTCCTGGAAAACAAAATCGACACATACGCAGCGTGTGTGTTAGGAAGCAGGGTGAAAAATATTCATTCTCCTGGCTCGGCTGcctcattaaatattaattagCAACCGTTTTGACATTTAAGAACAATCCCAACATATCTGGTGAAACAGATTATATGATTGATATGATTATGGTCTTGCAAAAGCTCCAGGAAACTGATTTTTCACAAATTTCTGATGACTTTCTGAGTATTTTTAAGGATGATGCTTTTGGTACTGTACACAAACATGACTGCgattttaatttcattgtttggtcaagaaaatgctgaaaaatgtccatGAAAGGCCGTAATGatggaataaaaatgtcttactttgttcacaacccaaagatattcagtttactgttacaaagaagtaaagaaacaagaaaatattcacatttacgAAGCTGCAATCAGAATTGTAAGTATTTCCCAATGGGATTAGTCAGACTAATTCATGCTGCAGGCCCAGCTGACTCATTAAATTTGCAATAACTTTCATAATTTAGCTTTTGATAAGGAATGATACTAAATATCTGGCGCTCCAGATTCTATGATTGatatgatttaatgtttttacgCTTCGGACTAGCAAAAGCAATGTCAAGACGTCATCTGGGGCCCCAGGAAACTCtgctttttcacagttttcttatGACTTTATGAGTATTTTTGAGGATAATATTTGTGATACTGTATTGCGGCAGGCAAACATGACTACTATTATTTTAATTTGGTTGTTTGGGccataaaatgttagaaaataccGAAAAATATCCATGAATGCCCAACATGACattcttaaaatgttttgttcacaatccaaagatattcagtttactgtcatgaagacataaagaaacaagaaaatactaacatttaagaagctgcaatcagaatTTTAAGTGTTTTCCAATGGGATTACTCAGACTAATTCATGCTGCAGGCTCAGCTGACTCATTAAATTTGCAATAACTTTCATAATTTAACTTTTTATAAGCAACCATATTGGTGGCTCCAGATGTTTATGgttgatatttaattttttatgttttggatTAGCGAAAGTAATGTGACGTTGTCAGCTTGGGCTTCAGGATAcagtcatttttcacaatttactGATGATTGAGTTTGTATTACTGGATTACAATGTACACAGAGGACTCGGACTATGACAAGTGaatatttccatcatttttaaaattaattgtttacttgtttggactataaaatggcagaaaattgtgaaaaatgtcaatcaaaGCCCCAGATGAGGtcctttaaatgtcttgttttgtccacaacccactGATACtcactttactgtcataaatagaaaagaaaatgttcaaatttaggCAGCTAGAATCTGAgaatttgaacttttttcttatagaaaaaaactcaaaactattcacagattattttttttaaaaagtaggcAATTAATTAGTAGTTGACAACTGATTGATTAATCcagaaaactgtcatttttcacaattttctggcAACTTTATGAACATTTTGCAGGATGTAGTTCATAGTATTGTGTGTATTGAGCTGCAATTTTCTACATTAATTATTAACTTGTTTGGTATATAAAATGTAAGAAGCTGGTGAAAGAGGTTGATTACAGCCCAAGATGACACCCTAAAAACGTCCTGTTTTATTGACAACCTGAAGatactcagtttactgtcatagaagaggaaagaaaacagaaaatattcacatttaagaagctgcaatcagataatttcaacattttttcccTTATATTGCTCAGAGACAAATCTATTATCAAAACAGGTGGCAGTTATTTAATAGGTGacatttaattgattaattgatgaaCTGTTGCAGCTCCAGAGAGGAAAAATATTAGAAGCCGCCGTTAAGATCTAAATCCACACGTCCACAGCATGTGTTAAAACACAGGAGCAAATTTATTCATGCTTCTGGCTCAGCTGACTCAGTAAAAATGAATTTGCAACTATTTTGATGATTCAGTTATTTTGGGAAACTGTGATTTctcacaattttctgacatctttattaatatttcagtgGATGCAGTTTGTGTTACTTTATTGTAATACGCAAAGACGACTGCAAAATGGGattattttctttactttcaaCATTAattaagttgttttggacaggaaactgtgaaaaatggcaatcaaagcccaagatgacgtcctataaatgtcttttttttctccacaacccaaatatattcagtttactgtcacagaggaggaaagaaaccagaaaatattcacattaaagaagCCGCAATCAGAGAAATCTCCTATATAATCACTCAAATTGATCGATTAATCGTTTTTCAAAACAGCTGGCGATTAATTTaacagttgacaactaattgattatttgTCGGAGCTCTAGACAAACATCTGGCAAAATCAAATCAACACGTGCAGCATGCGTGttaaaaaactgcagcaaattATTCATGCTGCCGGCACAGCGGActcattaaaaattaatttacatcAAGTGTGTTAATTTAGCTTATTGCAAGAACAATACCAAATACCTAGCGGCTCCAGATTCTATGAATGGaaatcatttatatttttaggtgtAAAAGCTTGGACTCTTGAACTATTATGTTAATTTTCTACATTATCTGTTAAGTTGTTTggtgtataaaatgtcagaaaatggtgaaaaaagtcCAGAATGATGTCCTGAAAACTAagtatattcagtttattgtcacagaggaggaaagaaaccagaaaataatcacatttaaagaGCTGCAATCAGacaatttagactttttttccctgtAAAATTGCTCAGACCGATGTATTCTTTGTCAAAATAGTCAGCAATTAATTTAACAGCTGACAACTAACACCTATGAAAGTCAAAACCGACACATAAGCAGCATGTATGTTAAAAATAGCTCGACTGACTCATTAAAAATTCATTTGTGAAGACATCAGCTCGGACTCGCAACAAACTGTTTAGTCGTTTGGtcgataaaatgtcagaaaatggtgaaaaatgtcaattaaagcCCAGAACGACGTCCTAAAAATGCcgtgttttgtccacaacccaaagatattcagtttactgatgaaagaaacaagaaaatactcacatttaaaaagctggcattagagttttgttttttcaaggaAAATTGCTCAAACCAATTACCAAAACAGTTGGCgattttggtcaataaaaaaataaatcaactatTTTGATCATTTAGCTTTTTACAAGCAACAGTACCAAATGTCTCCAGATTCTATGAAtgaaattatttaatatttttcatttttctggacTTGTAAAAGCAATGTTTTGACATCAGCTTGGGTTctgataaaatgtgatttttcacaaTTTCCTGTCGAGCTCTAAAGAGGACAAATACTGTAGTAGAACCACCTGTCAGCATGACctaataatcacatttaaggagctgcaatcagagaatttagacttttttttcctataCAGTTACTCAAACTGATGAATTCTTAGTCAAAATAGTCAGCAACGAATTTAACCACTAACACTCGACAAAATCAAAATGGACACACATGCAACATGTATGTTAAAAATAGCTCGACTAActcattaaaaattaatttgtgAAGACATCAGCTTAAACTCCCAcaacaaactgtaattttatacaTTAATTGTTTAATCGTTTGAtggataaaatgtcagaaaatggtgtaAAATATCAATCAAAGCCCAGAACGATGTCctgaaaatgtcttgttttgtccacaacccaaagatattcagtttactgatgaaagaaacaagaaaatattcacatttaagaagctggcattagaattttaattgttttttttaatttaattgctCAAACTAGTTATCGATATAGTTGGCGATTTTACTCcgtaaaaaataaatcaactatTTTGATCATTTAGCTTTTTGCAAGCAACAGTACCAAATGTCTCCATATTCTATGAAtgaaattatttaatatttttcattttcctggtcttgtaaaagaaatattttgacATCAGCTTGGGTTctgataaaatgtgatttttcacaaTTTCCTGTTGTGCTCTAAAGAGGACAAGTACTGTAGTAGAACCACCTGTCAGCGTGACctaataatcacatttaaggagctgcaatcagagaatttagactttttttcccataaaatgactcaaaccaaTTAATTCATTGTCAAAATAGTCAGCGATGAATTTAACAGCTGACAAGTAACACCTGTCATATCAAACCTGACACATATGCAGCATGTATGTTAAAATTAACTCGACTGACTCAGTAAAAATTAATTTGTGAAGACTGTTATTGCAATTTTCTACATTAATCATTTAGTCGTTTGGTcgataaaatgttagaaaatggtgaaaaatatcaATCAAAGCCCAGAATGACGtcctaaaaatgttttgttttgtccacaacccaaagatattcagtttactgatgaaagaaacaagaaaatattcacatttaagaagctggcaTTAGAATTCTAATAGTTATTTCTGATTAAATTGCTCAAACTAGTTATCAAAACAGTTGGTGATTGTactcaacaaaaaatacatccaCTATTTTGATCATTTAGCTTTTTACAAGCAGCTGTACCAAATGTCTCCAGATTCTGTGAatgaaatttttctttttttttttttggtcttgtaAAAGCAATGTTTTTACATCAGCTTGGGTTCTGAGAAACTGTGATTTTTCACAATTTCCTTTCGAGCTCTAAAGAGGACAAATACAGTAGTAGAACCACCTGTCACTGTGACGTAACACAAACTCAATGCTGCCACAAGCTGCAGCATCACAACCTCtcagtgaaaacagcagaacCTTAACAGAGGGAGGATTTATTGCAGGACTGTTCAGGTTGTTACGCAAAACCAATCAAACTCTGCGTGGATTATGGGATGATAACGTGCAGATGAAAGTTAGCCTCAGCTCCCAACGACGCAGAAGCATCAGATCATCTGAGACCGACTGTGAGAGCTGCTTTTCTGAGCGCTAAATTCAATGGAGGAGGCTGCTCATCCCCGCTACTGAAATATACATCGAGCATCTTTAAACAGCTCGCCGTACCTACAGAAACACCCTCTGCCCAGACAGATGGGTGCTGCTTTTACCGAGTGAAACGTGTGACTGTGAAATTACTGTACACTTGGGTCGTCATCTGGATGGCAGGATCCCAGCAGGAGCCCAAACAACACGGAAATACTCAGCAGTCCTGAAGCACCTATAAAACCCTTCAGACTGATCCCTTGTGTAATTAGAGACTGGAGGAGAAAACGCTGGcgataattaaaataaaaccccCCCTCCCCTCGTTTTTCCTCTCCGCCTGTTCAAACGCACTCGGCTTTAATTGTACCTGCTTTCCCTCTGCATTGTTTTGCCCTATTTTTCACCGTTTCTCAGGACTGAGGATTTGAATAAAGCGTAGGAATGGGATGACGAAGCGAGAGGAGATGAAAGGTCGGCATGGTGGGAGAGCGGAGCTTCAATTACTCCGCTTTTTTGCTCAGTTAAAGACACGTCAGGAACAACTCACAACAGCAGATCTGATTTGTTTGGGTTGTTTGTTGCTGTTAAGTTGCTGCTCTTTTCTTTCCGTCACCCTCTGACTGATATTCCTTTAAGATCTCGCCTCGGCGCAACTCGAGCAAAGGGAGAGAACTGAGCAGCTGACAGTGagaattaaaaagaaagaaaaacattacagtAATAAAGCAGATCTTGCGTGTGTTCGGAGCACCAGCTGGTATTTATAGCATGGCTGTAGGTGTCGAGTGAAAGGAGTGGGGCCTTGTGTGCTTCTCTTGTTTATAGTGAGACACAATTACCTCGGATAAAGACCAGATTACACCAAGAGTAGATTAGACAAAGATAAATTTGACACCTAATCCTGATTGCTGAACCTCTGCAGAGTAGAAGCAGGAGGAAGaagcaggaggaaggagggagtcTATCCTCTGTGTGGCACCCAAACAACTTTTCTTCAAACCTCTTCAGGTCCAAATATGGTCAAACTCAGCGGTGGTTTTTGGGGATTTGAGGGCATGTTGGAGTTCAAAGACAACAAGATGGAGAGTTGGACATCAAAGCTCCgatccttcaaaaaaaaaaaaatgtgggtgAGTCAGAAGAGAGGCGATGTAGGACAAAAACACCCTTCACAGACAGTGACTCAGAGCAAACCGAGGCCCTGAAACATACCAACAAACTCCTCATCTGCTTATCCAGGAATGCATAGTCTGCTTTAAAGTGTGTCTCGTCATGCATATTTCAGGAGAACCGGTGGGGGGGTTTCAGTGGCGCTCCGAGGAGTCTGTCCGAATGTTGAAGTTGATCTCGCTAGAGTTGCAGGAGTCTGAGTAGATGGAGGAGCGTGAGacggagaggcagggggaggacGGGTGAGGAACCGGCTCCTTGTGGTGCAGGACTCGGGCCAAGAGGGTCGactttccctcctcctctttatCGTTACCGTCCacagtaggaggaggaggaggaggaggatgatttGGCAGTGATGGTCCGCTGCCGGTGCTGTATCTGCTGGATCGAGCAGGCAGAGGACGGTTTGCGAGGGGGAGGATGTGGGCTGGAGAGGCCCAGGACGCCGGCTCTCCGTCTTTACCCTCCCACTGCTCCTGACAGCCGAAGCTATGCTGATCCTGAGAGTCCTCCCAGCAGCTCCCTCCCTTCAGGTCCTCCAGGTCGTCCGGCGTCTCCATCCTCAGGACCTCCCGATCTCGGTTCTCGTAGAGCAGCGTGGCGgcgcagatgaagatgaagaggccCAGGCCCATGACCACAGGCCCGGCCAGCTTCATCCTGTCCATGTGGGTGCTGCCTCGGCCCCCACCGGGTTTGGGCGCCGCCGAGACGTAGCCCACCACCGCCACGCTCAAccccaccagcaccaccaccacccccagcAGCAGCCACACGCCCGGGGCCGAGCCCAGGTGCAGCCGGATCTGGAGGGCCTCGGTCTTCCTCAGGTGTCTGCGGCAGGCGGGGAGGCAGGCAGGTGAGGAGTGGCAGGAGGAGTTGGTGGGGCTGCAGGGTGGGCTGGCAGCTGTCATCCTCTGGCTTCACGCTGAACAACACAGagcaagagaaaaaacacaggagttagagcagaatgcagcagcagccGGGGCTGTTGGGCAGCAGATAATTCACTCGGCGCTGCACACAACAGGAAATAGCAGCTTTTAATAAGACATGTGGTGAGTTAATGAGATGCCAACCCTTCTTTCTGCAGCTCCTCCGTGTCTCCGTGGACTCTCAGCCCCTCCTCAACTCCTCTGAAGCTCTCAGCCACCAACCATCAGTGACTGACCCCTGCTCAGGACCCTGTGATTTCACTTCACCGCCTCACTgcagtcattaaaaaaatggaGTCACATAGCTACACTGACTGAACTCATAATTTAATTCCCCCCCGAAGCAAGTGGACTCCACGGACGAGTCGAGCGAAGGCGATAAACTGCAGTCCAAGTTGCTTTTTACGCATAGACGTGGATTCCTCTGCTGCTCGCTGCCGTGTCTACATGCAGGCAGAGTGGCTACTCGCCTTTTTTTGGACGTAAATCCGAAGCAGAAACTGGCTCCTCGGcattatcacaaaaaaaaaaaaaaaaaactgaggagTTGTTTTAttgctcccactcctcctccaCTTTGATCCGCGCTTAATCCACACTTTCACCCAATTCCTCCGCAGATTAAGACGGGTTTTCTTCCATCCTTCGCTTCTGAGCCGGAGCGCAA
This genomic stretch from Amphiprion ocellaris isolate individual 3 ecotype Okinawa chromosome 9, ASM2253959v1, whole genome shotgun sequence harbors:
- the LOC111563492 gene encoding transmembrane protein 200B, which produces MTAASPPCSPTNSSCHSSPACLPACRRHLRKTEALQIRLHLGSAPGVWLLLGVVVVLVGLSVAVVGYVSAAPKPGGGRGSTHMDRMKLAGPVVMGLGLFIFICAATLLYENRDREVLRMETPDDLEDLKGGSCWEDSQDQHSFGCQEQWEGKDGEPASWASPAHILPLANRPLPARSSRYSTGSGPSLPNHPPPPPPPTVDGNDKEEEGKSTLLARVLHHKEPVPHPSSPCLSVSRSSIYSDSCNSSEINFNIRTDSSERH